Within Massilia litorea, the genomic segment TTCGCTCAACTCCGATGAAAATTGCCATTCTCGACGATTACCAGAATGCCACCCCCAGCCTCGACTGTTACAAAATATTGGATGGTCATGAGGTCAAGGTGTTCAACAATTCCGCGCGCGGCCTGGGCCAGCTCGCGATCCGGCTGGCGCCCTACGAGGCGCTGGTACTGATCCGTGAGCGGACGAGCCTGCCCGCTGCCCTGCTCAACAAGTTGCCAAACTTAAAACTCATTTCGCAGACGGGCAAGCTGGCCGGCCACGTCGATGTGGCGGCCGCGACGGCACGCGGGATCGCCATCGCCGAGGGTGTCGGCTCCCCCGTGGCGCCGGCCGAGCTGACCTGGGCGCTGATCATGGCGGCCAGTCGCAAGATCGTGCCGTATGCGACAAATTTGAAAGACGGGATCTGGCAGACGGCGTCGACGCATCCCGAGCTCAACGGCCTGGGGCGGGTGCTGCGTGGGCGGACGCTGGCGATCTGGAGTTACGGCAAGATCGGCAAGCTGGTGGCAGGATATGGCAAGGCCTTCGGGATGCGCATCCTGGTGTGGGGCAGCGACACCAGCCGCCAGGCGGCGGTGGCCGACGGGTTCGAGGCGGCCGCCACGCGCGAGGCGTTTTTCGAGCAGGCCGACGTATTGAGTTTGCACCTGCGCCTGGCCGAGGCCACGCGCGGCATCGTCAAGGCGACAGATCTGGCGCGCATGAAACCGGACGCTTTATTGGTCAACACGAGCCGGGCCGAACTGGTCGAAGCGGGCGCACTGGAGGCGGCGCTGCAGGCGGGCCGGCCGGGCATGGCGGCGCTGGACGTGTTCACGGAGGAGCCCTTGCCGCCGGATGCAGCGCTGCTGCGCATGCCGACGGTACTGGCGACGCCGCACCTGGGCTATGTCGAGCGGGATAGTTACGAGCTGTATTTCAGGGCGGCGTTCGAGAATGTCGCGCATTTCGCGGCGGGCAAGCCGACGAATATCCTGAATCCCGAAGCGTTAAACGTCGGGACGTAGTCAGCGCAGTTCGGGCTCGCCCGTCAGGTTGATGCGGCGCGCCGGCATCACGTGGGAACGCGTCCAGAGTCCGGCCCAGCCAGGCGGCCAGCCGATTTCCGGACCGGTATAAGCCGGCAAGCCGGCGCGCACCGCGACCACCGGCACCGGCGGCGCGTCGATCAGCCCGCCACCCGGTGGCCGCTCGACGTTCAGGCTGTACATGTAACCCGGCAGCAGCGCCTCGCAGGTAGCGGCGAACCAGGCCGTGTGGTCTTCGTCGCGCCCCAAGGCCTGGGCCAGGCCCTGCGGATCGAATTTCGCCAGGGCGTGGATCAGCTCCTCGGTCGTGGCGCCGGGCGTGTCGCCCCACCCCATCACCGGATTATTGTTGTACTCGGCGCCCGATCCGTACCAGCCTTCTCTCCAGGAGCGCTGCATCCAGTTGCGCTGCCCCGTAAACAGATGCCAGCGCCAGTGCAGGCCGGACGGCTTCGGCCACGAGTACAAATACAGTTTCTGGTAGCCGGCACTGTGCAGCTCGCGCACGACCGCCATCAGGCGCGCATGCGGCATGCGGTCCGGCGGCGCGCGCCGGAAAAGGATGGGCTCGCCATCGGCGTGCTGGACTTCGTCGCTCGAGAGATTCAGGTCGAGCGTGCGCGCTTCGTTGCCGAAACGGGCGGAAATCCAGCCGGTCAGCAGGTTGACGTGGGTGATCACGCCATACCCGCGATGACGGTGGAAAATAACGGTTCCTGGAGCAACGGCTTTCATACGATGGTGTGGGGCTTGCCCTTAAAAAAGATCAGTCTACTCATCCGATCCAGCCGATTCTAGCGCAGTCACATCTGGATACACACCATTTTGGCGCTATGATGACCCACCTTTTTTTACTGCGTTTATAAACCGATATGACTTTGCGACTCATCGCCACCGGCGGCACCTTCGACAAACATTACAATGAGCTGAACGGCGTGCTCGGCTTTTCCGAAAGCCACATGCCGGAGGTAATCAAACGTGCGCGCCTGACCATTCCGGTCGCGCTCGAAGTGCTGCCGCTGCTCGATTCGCTCGACATGCAGGATGCCGATCGCCAGCGCGTGCTCGCCGCCTGCCAGGCTGCCGGCGAAAAGGCGATCGTCATCGTGCATGGCACCGATACGATGCCGCAAACGGCCGCTGTGCTCGGCGCTGCGAACCTCGGCAAGACGATCGTGCTCACCGGCGCCATGATCCCCTACGAGATCGCCAATTCCGACGCCCTGTTCAATCTCGGCTTTGCCTGCGGTGTGGCGCAGACGCTGGCGCCCGGCGTGTATGTCGCCATGAACGGGCAAGTGTTCGCCTGGAATAACGTGACCAAGAACCGCGCCGCCGGCGTGTTCGAACCGCTGTAAACAGCAGCAATACTCAAAAGCATCAAATAAAAATTCCACAGGGCAGCAGAGCGCTGCCCTGTCGGTAAAGTTTTTATACTTTTCTCTCCCTGAAACCGAGAGGAGAGTTTCCATGTCAGACCGTCCCATCCTGACTACGCGCCAGGGCCACCCCGTGCGCGATAACCAGTCGCTGCGCTCCGTCGGCGAGCGCGGTCCGGCCACGCTCGAGAACTACCAGTTCATCGAGAAGATCACCCATTTTGATCGCGAGCGCATTCCCGAGCGCGTGGTCCATGCGCGCGGCACCGGTGCCCACGGCTTCTTCGAAGCCTATGGCACCATCGGCGGCGAACCGGCCAGCAAATACACACGTGCGCGGGTACTGAACGAGACCGGGGTGCAAACGCCCGTGTTCGTCCGTTTCTCGACCGTTATCGGCGGCAAGGACTCACCGGAAACCGCACGCGATCCGCGTGGCTTTGCCGTCAAACTGAAAACCGTCGAGGGCAACTGGGACCTGGTCGGCAACAATTTAAAGGTGTTCTTCATTCGCGATGCCATTAAATTCCCGGACATGATCCACGCCTTTAAACCCGATCCGGTCACCAACCAGCAGGAGCCGTGGCGCTTCTATGATTTCGTCGCCAATTCTCCCGAAGCGCTGCACATGGTGACCTGGGTAAAAAGTCCGTGGGGCATCCCGGCGAACTACCGCGAGATGGAAGGCTCGGGCGTCAACACCTATAAACTCATCAACGACCAGGGCGTGGCCCATCTGGTGAAATTCCACTGGCAGCCGCGCCAGGGCGTGCGCAACCTGACCGCCGCCCAGGC encodes:
- a CDS encoding asparaginase domain-containing protein, whose protein sequence is MTLRLIATGGTFDKHYNELNGVLGFSESHMPEVIKRARLTIPVALEVLPLLDSLDMQDADRQRVLAACQAAGEKAIVIVHGTDTMPQTAAVLGAANLGKTIVLTGAMIPYEIANSDALFNLGFACGVAQTLAPGVYVAMNGQVFAWNNVTKNRAAGVFEPL
- a CDS encoding D-2-hydroxyacid dehydrogenase family protein encodes the protein MKIAILDDYQNATPSLDCYKILDGHEVKVFNNSARGLGQLAIRLAPYEALVLIRERTSLPAALLNKLPNLKLISQTGKLAGHVDVAAATARGIAIAEGVGSPVAPAELTWALIMAASRKIVPYATNLKDGIWQTASTHPELNGLGRVLRGRTLAIWSYGKIGKLVAGYGKAFGMRILVWGSDTSRQAAVADGFEAAATREAFFEQADVLSLHLRLAEATRGIVKATDLARMKPDALLVNTSRAELVEAGALEAALQAGRPGMAALDVFTEEPLPPDAALLRMPTVLATPHLGYVERDSYELYFRAAFENVAHFAAGKPTNILNPEALNVGT
- a CDS encoding L-asparaginase, yielding MKAVAPGTVIFHRHRGYGVITHVNLLTGWISARFGNEARTLDLNLSSDEVQHADGEPILFRRAPPDRMPHARLMAVVRELHSAGYQKLYLYSWPKPSGLHWRWHLFTGQRNWMQRSWREGWYGSGAEYNNNPVMGWGDTPGATTEELIHALAKFDPQGLAQALGRDEDHTAWFAATCEALLPGYMYSLNVERPPGGGLIDAPPVPVVAVRAGLPAYTGPEIGWPPGWAGLWTRSHVMPARRINLTGEPELR